CATCAGCTGACCAGGGCCCCAAACCCGGCCTGATCCGCCGACGAAGGGACAGACGGGCAGATCCTCTTGTCGGTCGTCGCCGCCGCGGCTTTCTGCAGCGCCAGCATCGTCGCCGCCGCAGCcgccgcagccgccgccgccACAGCAGCCATGCAGCCTCCCAGGCTACGCCTCCTCCTGCTTCTGCTGTGCGGAGCCGCCGCGCTCCTGGAGCCTGCCAGCGCCCTGATCAGGTGACACCCTGGAGGGGCCCTCGGGAGGACAGCCGGGGccccgggggggggggtgtcGGTGAGGAGGTCGGGAGTCCCCGCTGGGAGCGCGCCCCCCCcccgcctcagtttccttctctgtagggAGGCGCGGCAGCCCGTGTCCCGTCCTCCACCCTCGCGCTCCCCCGACCCGGCCTTAGGGTTAGGCTCCGGGAGCCCCCGGAGGCCCTGAGGAGTGCTCCGCCCCGACTCCCCGCTGCTCCCCTGCCCAGGCCCGCCGCCGCTCCTTGTAAACAGGagcccttccccccttccctggCACCCTCAGAGCCCTGGCCCTGCTGCCAGAGTCTGAGCTGGAGCCTCTGTGcccgcgggggggggggggggggggttaccgGGCCGGCACCCTCCCTAGGGCAGGGCCTGGGAAACCTCCCGTGATCCGAGCCAGCCCGGTGACCTTGagcccccccttcccccagaaTTCCCCTGCACAAGGGCAAGTCCATCCGCCAGACCTTGAGGGAGATGGCCGATAAGCCCCTGGAGCTGCCCACGGCCCAGGAGGCTGCCATGAAGTACGCGCTGGGCTTTGCACCGGGCCAGCCCACCCCCGAGATACTCAAGAACTACATGGATGTGAGTACCCCCCCCCCAGGTGGCCCCGGGCCTTGAGGCCTCCTTAGCCCACAGCTGCAGAAGCTGacaggtggagaaactgaggcacggagGTGCCCAAGAGAGGGGGAGCCCCTGGGTCAGGGCCATCTCCTCTGCCCTCCCCGATAGGGGCTTCTTGCAGCCCCTGTGAACCTGGGGGCCCTGGCCGGTTGCCCCGTAAGGGAAAGGACCAGCCTTGATGACCCGCTGCTGctgccccttccccttccccccccaggCTCAGTACTACGGAAGCATCGGCATCGGCACCCCGCCCCAGGTATTCACCGTGGTCTTCGACACCGGCTCCTCCAACCTCTGGGTCCCGTCTGCCCGCTGCAGCAAGTGGGACATAGCCTGCtgtgagtcccccccccccccccctgccacAGGCAGCATCTATCCAGGGAAACCTGGGGTCCAGTTGTGCCCCAGGAGCCCCCAGGCTGGGAGGACAGGAGGAGGAGCCCCCAGGAGCCCCCAGactgggaggagaagaggaggggccCCGGGAGCCCCCAGACTGGGAGGACAGGAGGGGGCCCCCAGGAGCCCCCAGACTGGGAGGACAGGAGGAGGGGCCCCCAGGAGCCCCCAGACTGGGAGGACAGGAGGGGGCCCCCAGGAGCCCCCAGACTGGGAGGACAGGAGGGGGCCCCCAGGAGCCCCCAGactgggaggagaagaggaggggccCCGGGAGCCCCCAGACTGGGAGGACAGGAGGGGCCCCGGGAGCCCCCAGactgggaggagaagaggaggggccCCGGGAGCCCCCAGactgggaggagaagaggaggggccCCGGGAGCCCCCAGACTGGGAGGACAGGAGGGGGCCCCCAGGCTGGGAGGACAGGAGGAGGGGCCCCCAGGAGCCCCCAGACTGGGAGGACAGGAGGGGGCCCCCAGGAGCCCCCAGACTGGGAGGACAGGAGGGGGCCCCCAGGCTGGGAGGACAGGAGGGGGCCCCCAGGAGCCCCCAGactgggaggagaagaggaggggccCGGGAGCCCCCAGACTGGGAGGACAGGAGGGGCCCCGGGAGCCCCCAGACTGGGAGGACAGGAGGGGGCCCCCAGGCTGGGAGGACAGGAGGGGGCCCCCAGGCTGGGAGGACAGGAGGGGGCCCCGGGAGCCCCCAGactgggaggagaagaggaggggccCCGGGAGCCCCCAGACTGGGAGGACAGGAGGGGGCCCCCAGGCTGGGAGGACAGGAGGGGGCCCCCAGGCTGGGAGGACAGGAGGGGGCCCCGGGAGCCCCCAGactgggaggagaagaggaggggccCCGGGAGCCCCCAGACTGGGAGGACAGGAGGGGGCCCCCAGGCTGGGAGGACAGGAGGGGGCCCCCAGGAGCCCCCAGACTGGGAGGACAGGAGGGGGCCCCCAGGCTGGGAGGACAGGAGGGGGTCCCCAGGCTGGGAGGACAGGAGGGGGCCCCCAGGCTGGGAGGACAGGAGGGGGCCCCGGGAGCCCCCAGactgggaggagaagaggaggggccCCGGGAGCCCCCAGACTGGGAGGACAGGAGGAGGGGCCCCCAGGAGCCCCCAGACTGGGAGGACAGGAGGAGGGGCCCCCAGGAGCCCCCAGGCTGGGAGGACAGGAGGGGGCCCCCAGgctgggaggagaagaggaggggccccaggagccCCCAGACTGGGAGGACAGGAGGAGGAGCCCCCAGGAGCCCCCCCGGCTGGCACTGTGGCCTCAGTGACCCTGGGTCAGATCTGTACCAAGGGGCTACCAAGGCTTGGACTTGGGCCTCCCCCTTCAGCCCTGCTGCCCCCATCTTCAAGCTCGCCAGCCACTGGTGGCAGGGTCTCCCCACAACCAGTCTGGGGCGGGGCTGGCCTCAGGTTCACCCCTCTGGCGGGGGAGTTTGCCTGCCGGCACCTCCTTTCCTGTCCCCGACTGTCCCTGTTGTGCAGGGATGGAAGCCTCCCTGCCCTGGGGGGCAGCAGGGTTCCGGGTGAACCTGTTCTCGCCTCCCCAGGCCTCACCTCCCACCCCTGCCCACGGCCTTGTGCCAGGCCTCGGGAGCTGTGTGACGCCATCAGGGAAGTGGCTGCAGGGCCTCTGTCTGGGGCGGGCAGCGTGGGGCCCCCTGGGTTCCGGCCCTTCCCCAGGGAGAAGGGGGCGCGCTGGCACGTCGCCCCTGAGGCCCCGTGTCCCCTCTGCCCAGGGTTTCACCACCGATACAAGGCAGAGAAGTCCAGCACTTACGTGGAGAATGGAACCAGCTTCGCCATCCACTACGGCTCAGGCAGCCTTTCGGGATTCCTGAGTGAAGACACCGTCACGGTGAGGCcccagagccaggcccaggggTGCCACGAGGGCAGGGAGCAGCCTCAGAGGGGCAAGGAGGTGGATTGGCCAGAGGACGGCGGGGATCCTCGCTGAACTCGGCCTCGTTGGTACGGGGCAGGCTGGGGGCGGCCCGGCCCCATGGCATGGTCTGGAGTGGTTGGGGCCAGGCCGGACGCCCGCTGTGATGACCCTTGgtgacctcagtttctccatctgtaaaatgaggggtttgcactgccccccccccagtaaGGTAGCTCAGTTGGGGCCCTGCAGGCACTGGGCCTTCCCaatgtgactcagtttcccctgTGCCCAGGGCTGTTGGCTCCCTTCTGTTCTCACAATTACCAGGATGGTATCAgggcagagagaggagggggaggagatctTAGGGCAGTTTGGGGTCCGGGACCCGGTCTGGGGCTCAGGCCTCCCACCTGGAAAAGGCCGGCTGGGCCCCCACAAGAGCTCCAGCCTCAGGCTGGTTGCCCATCTCCCTCCTGATTGGGGTGCCTCAGTCCCCATCATCTGGCCACATCCTGCCCAGCCTCAGCTTCCTGTGTCTCAGGGCCACAGCCGGGCCGGGCTCCAGGATGGAGGGCGTCCCAGCCTGGGAGGTTTCTGCCTCTGAGCCTTTGGGGTTCCCCCTGTCCGGGCTGCTCTTTCCTGCCAGGCCTGAGGGAGGCCCTGGAAAGCCCCTCCCCCCGGGACGAGAGGCAGAGAAGAGGGCGAAGCACAGCAGGCACCTTGCTtgctctttctgccttagaattataCGGGGTCCCTGGACTGGGGGTCACCCAGCtcggaagcgtctgaggccacaGGGGAACCCGGGACCTCCTAGGACTGGCTCTCGGTGCCCCTGCAGCGTCCTTTCCCAAACCCTCTTGGGGAGAGACATGGGAGGAGGGGGCGATGGTCCCATTTACAGATGGGCAGACCGAGGCCCCGCGGGGCGGCGTGGGGGAGCCTGCAGGGGGAGCAGGGCTGAGTCCTGTGGCCCGGCGCCCCTCAGATCCCCTTCGGCTCGGAGGCCTCGGGAGACCAGGCCATGGCGATTACGCATCAGACCTTTGGGGAAGCCGTCAAGCAGCCCGGCATCACCTTCATCGCCGCCAAGTTCGATGGCATCCTGGGCATGGGCTTCCCGCGCATCTCCGTGGACGGCGTCCTGCCAGTCTTTGACAACCTCATGAAACAGAAGCTGGTGGAGAAGAATGTGTTTTCCTTCTATCTGAACAGGTCGGTGCCTGTCCAGAGTGCCCCCCCGGGGGATGCTGGGAGCTCTGCTCCTGGGGGGGGGCTCTGTTCCAGGGGGGAGGGGCCTTCTTCTGTGACTGGcatctggctggctggctgggcTGCCCTctcatcccctccccccttctcccttgTTCTCTCCCCCTCAGTGACTCTTTCCCCGCCCTCCCCAGTGAATCTTTCCGCCCCCTCCTGCCTCCCCCCGCTCTCTGGGGAGGCTCTCTCTTCCCGCTGCCATCCCTCCTGGGGGCTCCCCGGCTGCGCGCTGTGGCCCCAGGGAGGCAGGGCCGGCACTGAAGTGGGTGGCGGCGGCGGGGCCTGGGGGAGTCTGGAGAAGGGGCTGGGGGCGAGCCTGCCCTGCCCCCCACGGGTGCGGCTGGCTGAGGCCTGCTCCCCGTGCAGGAACCCCACTGCTCAGCCCGGGGGGGAGCTGCTGTTCGGAGGCACCGACCCCAAGTACTACCAGGGGGACTTCACCTACCTCAACGTCACGAGAAAGGCCTACTGGCAAGTGCACATGGACAAGTGAGTGCCGGGCCAGGGccaggggggcggggagggggccGCCCGGCACCCGGGGGAGCCCAGCCTTGGCGCCTTTGTGCAGGGTGACCGTGAAAGGACACACACCGCTGGTCCTGTGCGAGAACGGCTGCGAGACCATCATTGACACGGGCACCTCCCTCATCATTGGCCCCGTTGAAGAGGTCAAAGAACTGCAGAAGGCCATAGGCGCCACGCCCCTGATGCAGGGGGAGGTGAGAGGCCTCTGGACAGGGGGGGCGGCCGGGCAGGCCCCGGCCTGGCCCTGACCGCCAGCTGCCCGTCTCTCCGCAGTACATGGTCCCCTGCGAGAAGGTGCCGTCGCTCCCGCTCCTCATCTTCACTTTGGGGAACAAGAGCTTCGAGCTGACGGGCGAGCAGTACATCCTCAAGGTCAGTGGCCGCTGCGGTCTGAGCGCGCTCCTGGCTGGAgacagcgggggggggggggggggggtgaggccTTGGGCCTCAGTGATTTCCTGGcccagggcagccaggtggtgggCAAACGTTTCTTGGCTCCAGCCAGGAATACAAAAAGACCCAGGATGGGCTGCCAGGCCCGGGGGATCTCCACCAAGCGGCTTCTCTCCAGGATAAGTGGGGAGCCGTCGGGAGAGGGAGCCTGGTCAGGCCGGCCCGGTGCCCCTCGCGACGGCCTGTGACCCCTTCCCCAGGTGCAGCAAGCTGGGCAGACCCTCTGTCTGAGCGGCTTCATGGGTATGGACATCCCTCCCCCCGCGGGCCCCCTCTGGATTCTGGGCGACGTCTTCATTGGCCAGTACTACACTATGTTTGACCGGGACAACGACTGTGTGGGACTCGCTAAGGTCCGCTGACCGCCCGTCGCTGGGGGCCTCGCCATCCCTTGCCTGTCTGCTGGCGTCAGGGGGGGACTTGCTGCAGAAGAATGTTGAGAAGCCGTCGTCCCTCCACCCCAATGATGCCCAGCACCCCCTTCTGAGGGCCCCAGAGCCCCCTGCCCTCCTCTGCCACTTCTGCTCTAGTCTGAAGCTTCCAGGTCTCAGGCCCGCCTCCACCCTTCCCAGCAGGCCAGGACCAAAGGTGGTGCTGAGAGGTTTCAGTCTGGGTCCTCTCAGCCTTTGGGGAAGAGGTCAGAGGAAGAGGGAGGCTCCCTGGCCTCCAGGCCTCGGGCACCACTGCCTTGGTCCTTCAGGTGGGAAGAGCTTCGTCTCCTACTTCCCCTTAATCTGGGCTGCCCTGGGGCTAAGGGCATTCCCTCAGGGTCCCTGCCTCCAGGTCAGAATGCCCCTCCGGGCCCAGCCCCAAGAGCAGGAAGGAGGCTGCTGGGGCTTTGGGGGAGCTCAAGGCCCCAGGGAGCCCCACTCAGGATGTGAGGCTGGCACCTCAAGGTCCCCCATCAAGCCCTTTGCTTCTCCCTCACACCTGTGTTGGCAGGCAGTTGAAGTAAAAGTCTAGTTTTGGGCCCTTTTCTCccttgtctgtgtgtctgtgcGGGCCCAGTGGGGGAACAGAGTTGGGGAGTAAAGACGATAAACTGGGGGGAATGGTGATAGAAATGGGAACCTGCCCCCCCGCCTGGGTGCAGCTCTTGCAGCAACTCACTCTGGCTCTGTGTGTCTGGATAGGCTAGTGCCTTGGGCCCTTCGGGATTAGAAGGGAAGGGGCTTCCCAGTTTATCTAAAAGGATCATTGTCTAATCTGAAAGAGATTAAGAGCTGGACTAACACTGGCAAACTCCACACCCAGAATTCAGTTCAGGCTCACCCTCCTTCCAGGCATTCCCATCACCTCTTGGACCACTAATACTGTCAGAGAGAGAAGGCAGGTTGGTGTGGCACAGCTGGCTGGCTCTTCACCAACCATCCAAGGGGGGTGGGGCAGCCCAGCCCAATAGCCTCTCATTGTGTCTGTTGACTTGCCCTCACTTCTTCATTCACCCTTCTTGTGCTTATCTTGGATCCTCCTTCCTAACCTGGACCCCAGTGTAGCCTTGTTCCTACCCCCCACCAGGAACTCCCTTCTGAGCTCCAGGATGCCTCCCATCTTTGACCAGGACCACGCATACCCCCTCATCTGACTGCCTTGATCTCTCCTCCCAAGCTCCAGGAGAGAGCCATCTCCCCCTTTCCCACCCCGAAGCCTGTGACCCCCACTGACAAGactcagaccccccccccccccgacatcCCTCCCCTGAATGGCTCTGGGACTTTGTGAGTGTGTCAGGGtgatttctccccccaccccctttcaaCTTTCAACTTGGTGCCAGGCATTGCCCCCACAATGCCCTTAGCTGGCTCTGGCCTCCTTGCCTCTTGGTACCTTCCCCCAGCAAAGCTGGAAGTACAGGCAGGattaaggaaggaaagggggcCTTGTCTGAAGGGATGAAGGGGCTTTGGCAGGGCCTGAGGGAGGGTGCCAGAGGCCTGATGACCTGGGGCTGGCCAGGGAAGCAAAGATTGGGCCTGATGGGGCAGGCAGGATTCTGGGTCGTTTTGGCTGGTTTccggaggggagaagagggagctccgAGCCAGGGTCTGCCGGACAGGCTTGAACTGATGGAGGAGCTTCTGCCTTCCCTGACAAGAAGCAGGACTGCCGGCCGAGCTAGGACGGGGCCAAAGCAGCGCTCTGGGGCCCGAGAGCCGCTGTGGGGCCAAGCGTGGGCTGAGTGTGCAGAAGGGTCAGAGGAGGGTGAACGTGCCCCAGAGAGGAAGGGAACGCAGTGCCTGCTGGGAGCTAGATCGGGCCATGCTTAGCCCAGAGCCTCCTCTCACGAGGTGGGGGGTGGGCATCAGGGCCTGGATTCGAGAAGTCTTCCTGTCACGCCTGGTTCCTTGTGACTCCCCACAGgctgtcccctcccccccccccccacgtccTTACCAGGCTCGTTTTACTCATGAGGAAATAGAAACAAGGTGgcatgacttgccccagggtcgcACGGCTAGTGGAGTCAGAGGTCGGATTGGAACTCGAGTCCTCCCTCCTGCCCCTTGGGGTGTGTTCCCTGGGCCCCGGCGAGTGGCCGTGGGGCATGGCGGAGCCCCCCTGCCCCGCCAGCCTCCTGCTTCCTTTCCTGCACCGAGGGGTGCCAGGAGATGACCTCGGGGCTCTCTGATCCAGTGATGGATGGCCCCGCTCTGGGCCCGGCTGGGTTTCTATTGAAATCGATCCCGGGCTGACCCTGGGGCACGCCTGCTCTTGGAGGGGAAGATGGATGGCCACCCTGGCCTCCTGGGTGCCGGGCCCCGGGGCTGGGGGGAGCCCTTGAGGGCCGCCACCGGGACTCCAGAGCCACCTGGAgaatattctctttctttggggaggaagaagaatggGCCGTAAAAGTGTCCGGCCTCGGCCTGGGCGCCTCTGAAATCCGATCTGAGGCAGCCCCTTCCGAGGCCTGTTTGGGGCCGTGACCTGCGCCGCCTCCTCCTGGGAGGGGGGAGTATGGGGGAGGGGGCCCTGCAAGGCGAGCAGAGACCAGAACCCCACTTCCTCTCCCCCCTAAACCCCTCGCCCCATCAGACTCACCCCAGGCCGGGCCAGAGCCAGTGAGGGCCCCCCAGGAGAGTCTCCCCTCCTGGCCCCCCCACATCCTGCTCCTATTCCCCTGGGGCGACCCCGAGGGCACAGATAAATCAGCAGAAGGGAAAGGGGGGCCCAGGGGAGCATCCAGGAGGACTCTCCGAAGGAGGAGGAGCCGGGGGGTGCCTTGCCTGTCCCGCCAGGCCCCaggaagcagaaccagggaacGTGGCAGTGGGCCAGGGGCTGGAATGGGCCTCCGTTCTTTCCTGGACGGGGCCCAAAGGCAGAGAGGGTGTCCCAGCGACACCCCGGCCGGTCAGGGGCCGACTCCAGAGGCCGGATCGCTTTCAtctgaagggggtggggagggaaaggaaactcAGTGGTCAGGCTCCAATGAAGCTCTGCCTGAGAGGAGGCAGCCAGGCCCCAGGTCCACTGGGAGAGCCCAGGTTGAGGATTGGGGGATGGCCTGGTCCCACCTGGGTCCTAAGAAGGTCCGTTGGGTGCTGCCCAAGGGATGGGCTGGACAGGAGGGAGCCTGGCCTAATGGTCCACACAGGAGGTGAAGAGAGGCCCACTGGTGTGAGTGCACAAAGAGGACTGTTCGCACCACTGTGGGCAGCTGACTGGACATGAGGTCCAAGGAAAAGGCCAGGCCCCACCAACAGTTACCCAAGGGCTCAGTGGGGCAAGGACCACCTCCCCCCCAAGTTCAAACGTTGTCtcccgtgcctcagtttccctgatctgtaaaattgggGGGGCCCTCTGAGACCTCTATTAGCTCTGAACCGACGATCTTTGGTTGTTGCTGACTCTGGGGAGGGCCCTTGGCAGAGAGAGAGTGATGGGGGGCAAGAAGGGGCACAGTCCTGGTGGCTGGGCACCCAGAGGGTGTCCCCACAGGATCGGAACTAACCCTGCTCTCAGGGCCCTCTCACCACCTCCCCAGCCTGGTGTCTCTGCTGCCCATTGGGGCTGGGGAGGGCTGTCGGGGCTCTGGCAGCATGAGAGGTGGCACCCCTGAGGTCATGGGCCTCCTGCTTTGTCttacagctggggaaactgagccccagcAGGACAGGCCCTGGGTACACAGGGAGGGAGGCTCAGGCCAGCCAAGAGTCTGGCCACACCTGAGAGCCTGCAAAGGGGAGGCTGGGGCTTTGTATGTTCTCGTAGGGTATTGATGGCGAACCTAcagcacaggtgccaaagacgGCCCGAAGAATACTCTCTGGGCAGGTggccaccctccccccaccccagagctCCTCACTAGAAAGGcaggactcaggtggagctgctcccctccccctccttacccttcctcccttctcctctgcccagcagccaatgggagctcaCAATGGGAAAGTGGGGCAGCTCACAgggggcagagctggagggaagaggaGCCCTtgagccactcccctccccctctctacactagcTTCCCCCACttctctgctcagcagcccaataggtgggcttcctccttcccctgggtAAGGGGGTCAGGGTGGGGCCTAGtccctgggggggaggggtgaaggGGCCCggaactccatctctaaaaggttccccatcttTGGCCTAGAAAGCCTGCAAGGCAGCCCAAGATGCTGGAGCAGGACAGGTAGGACCAGCCCGGATCAGCCTCCAGGTCTGGGTCTCAGCACTGTTACCCCCACTTTAGCCGAGAGGTTGCAGAGACCGGAGTCCTGTCTGGGCATGCAGAGATCTGAGTTCAGGGTTCAGCCACATCCAACGACCAGCCCCAGAGGCAAGGCTGGCCGGAGTTTGCACCCTCCTTTATGGGGGATGACCCTGTGCTTCAGAGCCAAGAAGGCTCAGCCAGCCTGGCATAaggaatgcttgttgactgactaaggGACCGACCATCCATCCCTCTGCCGAGGGGGAAGGCTGGGGCTCGGGTCCTGCCACCCAAGATGGCTGTCTCCGAGCTGCTCCTTCCTGGGGCCGGGGTGGGGGTGGCCACTGGGCTCTCtctgccctccccctcccctgaatcccctcccttctcctcctcccccctctctcagCCCTGAGCCCCGCCCCTTTCCCATCCCGAGGTCTGCGGGGAACCCTGGAGGACCCATTTGCAGAAGAGTGCTGAGAAGGCCCAGAAGGTCCCAGGCCTGGGGGTGGTGGGGGTGCCTGTGGGCAGGGAAGGAAGGCCCCAGGCATTTGTCATTCTGGGTGTCTGGCATGGCTTCTGGGGCTTCACTGACACGGACCCCCAACACCCTGGGGGGTTTGGGTTCTTAATGTCATCCCACtttacaggtgagtaaactgaggcaggcagcagaCTTGCCACATTGGAGTCTCCTGATTTCAGGGCCCGCTCTGGGGGCTGCAGCTCCCCCTAGTGGCCTCGAGGGACATGACTCTGTGGCAGGGTGGGGGCGGGGGGCTATTCTCGATCCTCTGGCTGCTGGTCAGGGTTCGGGGTGACACAATAGGGTTCCGCCCCTCCCCCCAGTTTTCCTCCTGACTCCCCTGATTTCTCTACTCCCCTTTCCAGCCCCCTTTTctggaagagagacagaggcagacacaCATAGAAGAAGGTACTTGGGATTggcagggaaggagaagggaagaagagtgtATCTGGAGGGGTTTCAAGGCTTCAGCCATTAATGCCCGTCTATTAAGGTCCTGCTATGTGCTCAGTGCAGGTTAGCCAGGCGAGGCAGCAGCGCATCCCTGCTTGCTTTGTTAGCCTAGAGGAGGCCAGAAGAGTCTGGTTGTCTCTACAAGGCCTTGAGCAGGCAGagtgggcacacacacacacacacacacacacgcacacacacgcacacgcacacgcactcacacacagacacacatacatactcacacacacagacacacaatcacacacacacacgcacacgcacacgcactcACACTCACAGATGCATACCGacacaacatacacacacacagacacacacacgcacacacacagacatccAACATTTACTCTTACTTCCCCAAGAATGCCTCCCGTCTCTCAGAGCTGTAGCTGCCAGGAGGGCTTGTGCCAAAGCTGGGAGACACATGCGTCCCTCAGGAACCAGGCTCTGAGGTGAGAATTGAGTACCAGGGAGCCTCTGGGCTTGAGGGCTGCTGCTCCCAGGTGGGTTCACATGGCTAAATGTTCCCTGCTCTACACGAGCATCTTCTcaccattggggggggggggggttggagggtCTTGGGAAGTTGGGAAGCCTCTTGACCTGCCCTCGACCACTATAACAGAGGGTCAGAAATGGGCAATGATGGGAACGTCTTGCCCCCTGCCCTCTGCCTGCACCCACCATTGCAGCCCCCCACCTTTGCCAACAATGGGTGGAGATATTTGCTGGCGGGTCTCCCCTTCATCACCAAATCGATGCAGCCCCTCCTCCCATGGAGCCATGCCCTTTGCTcaaggagagaaaca
This DNA window, taken from Monodelphis domestica isolate mMonDom1 chromosome 6, mMonDom1.pri, whole genome shotgun sequence, encodes the following:
- the CTSD gene encoding cathepsin D; the protein is MQPPRLRLLLLLLCGAAALLEPASALIRIPLHKGKSIRQTLREMADKPLELPTAQEAAMKYALGFAPGQPTPEILKNYMDAQYYGSIGIGTPPQVFTVVFDTGSSNLWVPSARCSKWDIACWFHHRYKAEKSSTYVENGTSFAIHYGSGSLSGFLSEDTVTIPFGSEASGDQAMAITHQTFGEAVKQPGITFIAAKFDGILGMGFPRISVDGVLPVFDNLMKQKLVEKNVFSFYLNRNPTAQPGGELLFGGTDPKYYQGDFTYLNVTRKAYWQVHMDKVTVKGHTPLVLCENGCETIIDTGTSLIIGPVEEVKELQKAIGATPLMQGEYMVPCEKVPSLPLLIFTLGNKSFELTGEQYILKVQQAGQTLCLSGFMGMDIPPPAGPLWILGDVFIGQYYTMFDRDNDCVGLAKVR